One genomic segment of Luteimonas galliterrae includes these proteins:
- a CDS encoding autotransporter domain-containing protein, producing the protein MSKHRNTAAARRRAPHSHALAQAIGQALRTPRTRRRTSAAMLLAALALAAPAVQAQSTEWADRPGFDWYNAGLWTQGVPTAGADAYILTYRNESNPRIDGGNAFARDLFMATGSGLFIENNASLTNRDSNIAGLVLMDGSAWRNRHLAIGTTFTSPTALGHVLIGGGTLDAETITLGKNAGERGSLTVVLADATVTANQITVGKAGSGELNADRGAQVTADNVIVGEQQGSSGAVTVQEGGSLDVSERLVIGLAGAGVMSVNGQGTVSAAQLLIGQNAGSSGTVTVDGAGTHLESRDYAIFVGYYGEGRLTVSGGATVEGPLEFASGSPGGVAGIHIGAYEGSQGTVVVTGQGSTLTTANDLALGGRGGEGRLEILDGGTVNNYHGFLGAYELGVTGGGGSVLVQGAGSTWNNAGVFGVGYQGDGTLEIADGGTVNSAANAFVGGIAGTVGTVDVRGPGSRWNVNWDLGLGIGGGASLSVTDGGAVSADGIAMGSEVSQGEIRMDVAGAGSQVDAGSYLAVHSIGGSTLEIRDGAVVNSHEGSVGDWVISSGVYYDTGGTALIEGEGSRWNVAGSFRVGQNDGAVTVREGGVLATGDAEVGLLYGERLGGVPGTRAEIWVDGAGSAWESTGTIAVGLNDIGLLDVRNGATVSSVGGIIGRDINVEGNAGVVRIDGAGSQWNMSGPLAIGAEGRGRLEVGNQGAVEAGATVLGSHAGGVGELLVDGAGSRLNNSDLIVVGQLGQGSAIVRNSATVSSNLAVIGDSRGSRGEVTVEGDGSSWTSLGNTVVGNDGRGELTVTDGGRATSAQSMLLAQGAGSVGVVNIGTGGASGTLDAPEIAGGAGDASVNFNHKDDIDFGVRMTGSLAVNKLGGGTTTLLADNDYAGPTTIAAGTLRLGDGGNTGGIVGDVRNNATLVVDRANTFAYAGGIDGTGAVHQSGQGTTVFTGEHGYTGGTFVDAGALRIGDGGTRGSLVGNVAIAGAGAFAFDRSDSFTFDGSFSGTGLFDKYGAGTLTLTGDSAAYVGHGTLRDGGLHMLGTIGGQFDVLAGTTLSGTGTLGSVDNAGTIAPGGSIGALHMTGDFVHRDGATYNVDISPNGSSDLLDIAGTATIEGGEVYVTKATGQYAGGSRYTIVEADGGVSGTYDVLDQNLPFLDMFLSYDPNHVYLDILRNDNDFSILCPRGTFNQCQVAGALDRISKKDAITPDLQHVLSEVTTLDADAALASFDRMSGEAHASLAGIMLEGHALFGQTVTRRMAERRESEGARELQGGAWVRTYGADADLGGDGNAYGADYRLHGLAVGFDAWGTEEWLIGASANVMRVDADFRPGDKAEADAKNVSIYTGYHGQRGYVDGVVSFAWWDSDVTRAVDVASIHRTAQSDYGSNRMAIHLEAGRTYELGSNQTLQPFATFQRDVFDVQAFREHGAQDIDIVSHSQGGDRITTGLGLRWSGEFKSGEWTIAPTAQARWLHTTGDRTVQFELAYAGAPDVNYLVRGATFPKDRGLVGLGLSARKDNIDLFVDYDYQSGEAFKAHNLSAGLRYRW; encoded by the coding sequence ATGTCTAAGCATCGCAATACTGCCGCCGCGCGTCGTCGTGCGCCCCACTCCCATGCGCTCGCCCAAGCCATCGGCCAGGCGCTGCGCACTCCGCGCACGCGTCGCCGGACCTCCGCAGCGATGCTGTTGGCCGCGCTCGCGCTGGCCGCTCCGGCGGTGCAGGCGCAAAGCACGGAATGGGCCGACCGGCCCGGATTCGATTGGTACAACGCCGGTCTTTGGACGCAGGGCGTTCCTACTGCAGGTGCCGACGCTTACATCCTCACGTACAGGAATGAATCCAATCCTCGCATCGACGGCGGCAACGCATTCGCCCGCGACTTGTTCATGGCGACCGGAAGCGGGTTGTTCATCGAGAACAATGCTTCCCTCACCAACCGCGACAGCAATATCGCCGGTTTAGTGCTGATGGACGGCTCCGCCTGGAGGAACCGCCATCTTGCGATCGGTACGACCTTCACCAGCCCGACAGCCTTAGGGCACGTCCTCATCGGTGGGGGCACGCTCGATGCCGAAACCATCACCCTCGGCAAGAACGCCGGTGAAAGGGGTTCCCTGACGGTCGTGCTGGCGGACGCCACCGTCACCGCGAACCAGATCACCGTGGGCAAAGCGGGCAGCGGTGAACTGAACGCCGACCGCGGCGCACAGGTCACCGCCGACAACGTCATCGTGGGCGAACAGCAGGGCAGCAGTGGCGCCGTGACCGTCCAGGAAGGAGGGTCGCTGGACGTCTCCGAACGCTTGGTGATCGGGCTCGCCGGCGCCGGCGTGATGTCCGTCAACGGCCAGGGCACTGTCAGTGCTGCGCAACTCTTGATCGGGCAGAACGCCGGCAGTTCGGGAACCGTAACCGTGGACGGCGCCGGCACGCATCTGGAAAGCCGGGACTATGCGATCTTCGTCGGGTACTACGGCGAGGGCCGCCTGACCGTCAGTGGCGGCGCCACGGTGGAAGGGCCGCTCGAGTTCGCGAGCGGCAGCCCGGGCGGCGTTGCCGGCATCCATATCGGCGCCTACGAGGGTAGCCAAGGCACCGTCGTGGTCACCGGCCAGGGCTCGACGCTCACCACGGCCAACGACCTCGCACTCGGCGGCCGCGGCGGCGAGGGCCGGCTGGAAATCCTGGACGGCGGTACCGTGAACAACTACCACGGCTTCCTGGGTGCCTACGAGTTGGGGGTCACCGGGGGCGGCGGCTCGGTGCTGGTGCAGGGCGCCGGCTCCACCTGGAACAACGCTGGTGTCTTTGGGGTCGGGTACCAGGGCGACGGCACGCTGGAGATCGCCGATGGCGGCACGGTTAACAGTGCCGCCAACGCCTTCGTCGGCGGCATCGCCGGCACTGTCGGCACGGTCGACGTGCGTGGACCGGGATCCCGCTGGAACGTCAACTGGGATCTCGGACTTGGCATCGGTGGCGGTGCCAGCCTGTCTGTCACCGATGGCGGGGCGGTTTCGGCCGACGGCATCGCCATGGGTTCGGAGGTGAGTCAGGGCGAGATCCGGATGGATGTGGCCGGTGCCGGCTCGCAGGTAGATGCAGGGTCTTACCTGGCCGTTCACAGCATCGGTGGTTCGACGCTGGAGATCCGCGACGGCGCCGTCGTCAACAGCCACGAAGGCAGCGTCGGCGACTGGGTCATCAGCAGTGGTGTCTATTACGACACCGGCGGCACCGCACTGATCGAGGGCGAGGGCTCGCGCTGGAACGTGGCGGGCAGTTTCCGCGTCGGCCAGAACGATGGCGCGGTGACGGTGCGCGAGGGTGGCGTGCTGGCCACCGGCGATGCCGAGGTGGGCCTCCTGTACGGCGAACGCTTAGGCGGGGTGCCCGGCACCCGTGCCGAGATATGGGTGGACGGCGCCGGTTCGGCTTGGGAAAGCACAGGCACCATCGCGGTGGGCTTGAACGACATCGGTCTGCTCGACGTGCGCAATGGCGCCACGGTCAGCAGCGTGGGCGGCATCATCGGCCGCGACATCAATGTCGAAGGCAATGCCGGCGTGGTGCGCATCGATGGCGCCGGTTCCCAGTGGAACATGAGCGGCCCGCTCGCCATCGGCGCGGAAGGACGCGGACGGCTCGAGGTCGGCAACCAAGGCGCGGTGGAGGCGGGCGCGACCGTGTTGGGCTCGCATGCCGGCGGCGTCGGCGAGCTGCTGGTCGATGGCGCGGGAAGCCGTTTGAACAACAGCGATCTGATCGTCGTGGGCCAACTGGGCCAGGGTTCGGCGATCGTCCGCAATAGCGCGACTGTTTCCTCGAATCTTGCGGTGATCGGCGATAGCCGGGGCAGCCGCGGCGAAGTGACCGTCGAAGGCGACGGTTCGAGCTGGACCTCGCTGGGGAACACGGTAGTGGGCAACGATGGTCGCGGCGAACTCACCGTCACCGACGGCGGCCGGGCGACGTCTGCGCAATCGATGCTGCTGGCGCAAGGCGCCGGTTCGGTCGGCGTCGTGAACATCGGCACCGGCGGCGCGTCGGGCACGCTGGATGCGCCGGAAATCGCCGGCGGCGCGGGCGATGCCAGCGTCAACTTCAACCACAAGGACGATATCGATTTCGGCGTGCGCATGACCGGCTCGCTAGCCGTCAACAAGCTCGGCGGCGGCACGACCACGCTGCTCGCCGACAACGATTACGCCGGCCCGACCACCATCGCCGCGGGCACGCTGCGGCTGGGCGACGGCGGCAACACCGGGGGCATCGTCGGCGACGTGCGCAACAACGCCACGTTGGTCGTCGATCGCGCCAACACCTTCGCCTACGCTGGCGGCATCGACGGCACCGGCGCCGTGCATCAGTCGGGCCAAGGCACGACGGTGTTCACCGGCGAACACGGCTACACCGGCGGCACCTTCGTCGATGCCGGCGCGCTGCGCATCGGCGACGGCGGCACGCGCGGCAGCCTGGTCGGCAACGTGGCGATCGCCGGGGCAGGCGCGTTCGCGTTCGACCGCAGCGACAGTTTCACGTTCGACGGCAGCTTCAGCGGCACCGGCCTGTTCGACAAGTACGGCGCAGGCACGCTGACCCTGACCGGCGACAGCGCCGCGTACGTCGGCCACGGCACGCTGCGCGACGGCGGCCTGCACATGCTGGGCACGATCGGCGGCCAATTCGATGTGCTGGCCGGCACCACGCTCAGCGGCACCGGCACGCTGGGCAGCGTCGACAACGCGGGCACGATCGCGCCGGGCGGCTCGATCGGCGCGCTGCACATGACCGGCGACTTCGTGCACCGCGACGGCGCGACCTACAACGTCGATATCTCACCCAACGGCAGCAGCGATCTGCTGGACATCGCCGGCACCGCGACCATCGAGGGCGGCGAGGTCTACGTGACCAAGGCGACCGGCCAGTACGCCGGCGGCAGCCGCTACACCATCGTCGAGGCCGATGGCGGCGTGAGCGGCACCTACGACGTGCTGGATCAGAACCTGCCCTTCCTGGACATGTTCCTCAGCTACGACCCCAACCACGTCTACCTGGACATCCTGCGCAACGACAACGACTTCTCCATCCTGTGCCCGCGCGGCACCTTTAACCAATGCCAGGTCGCCGGCGCGCTGGACCGGATCTCGAAGAAGGACGCGATCACCCCCGACCTGCAGCATGTGCTCAGCGAGGTGACCACGCTGGATGCCGATGCGGCATTGGCGTCCTTCGATCGCATGTCCGGCGAAGCGCACGCCTCGCTGGCCGGGATCATGTTGGAAGGCCATGCGTTGTTCGGCCAGACCGTCACCCGCCGCATGGCCGAGCGCCGCGAGTCGGAGGGCGCGCGCGAACTGCAGGGCGGCGCGTGGGTGCGCACCTACGGCGCCGATGCGGACCTGGGCGGCGACGGCAACGCGTATGGCGCGGACTATCGCCTGCACGGCCTGGCGGTCGGCTTCGATGCTTGGGGCACCGAAGAGTGGCTGATCGGCGCCAGCGCCAACGTGATGCGGGTGGACGCCGACTTCCGCCCCGGCGACAAGGCCGAAGCCGATGCGAAGAACGTCTCGATCTACACCGGCTATCACGGCCAGCGCGGTTACGTGGACGGCGTGGTCAGCTTCGCCTGGTGGGACTCGGATGTGACCCGCGCGGTCGATGTCGCCTCGATCCACCGTACCGCCCAGTCCGATTACGGCAGCAACCGCATGGCGATCCATCTGGAAGCCGGCCGCACCTACGAACTGGGTTCGAACCAGACGCTGCAGCCGTTCGCGACCTTCCAGCGCGACGTGTTCGACGTGCAGGCCTTCCGCGAACACGGCGCGCAGGACATCGACATCGTCAGCCACTCCCAAGGCGGCGATCGGATCACCACCGGCCTGGGCCTGCGCTGGTCGGGCGAGTTCAAAAGCGGCGAATGGACCATCGCACCGACCGCGCAAGCGCGCTGGCTGCACACCACGGGCGATCGCACGGTGCAGTTCGAACTGGCCTATGCCGGCGCGCCGGACGTGAACTATCTGGTGCGCGGCGCGACGTTCCCCAAAGACCGCGGCCTAGTAGGCCTGGGCCTGTCGGCGCGCAAGGACAACATCGACCTGTTCGTGGATTACGACTACCAATCCGGCGAGGCCTTCAAGGCGCACAACCTGAGCGCGGGGCTGCGCTACCGCTGGTGA